From a single Ailuropoda melanoleuca isolate Jingjing chromosome 12, ASM200744v2, whole genome shotgun sequence genomic region:
- the LOC105235246 gene encoding LOW QUALITY PROTEIN: zinc finger protein 420 (The sequence of the model RefSeq protein was modified relative to this genomic sequence to represent the inferred CDS: inserted 2 bases in 2 codons; substituted 4 bases at 4 genomic stop codons): protein MSQNSQQKVVCDLLTSDTASEGIIQAVSSHGSLSFQPEPCKEASFQNVSVGRYQHSVLEKLNLTINWDHDCNRYVQIESTAHNSTLTAQDVEGYETFCKTFLLKSTLPSMQGVCVSRSSNQLFKRTYAWKENVENLECYLVHAENNDLNSVEERTGLAFQSNISKLQRFKNEETTARWGPFEKSFTEDSTLQNYQNIFNGDRVARGSECEKTFDPGSHVNKNLRTHFQENHFKRIKCEEFIDRRSNVVHHSMHIRENPNKGNECERDFNQSYSMSDHQRIHVGKKPYGYDNPRNVSSESSRTRIRKTVCSAEKPYQCIECGKAFLHKTGLSRHHRIHTGEKRYKCKECGKAFQNKSHVINHERIHTGETPYQCKECGKAFKQLSNLTQHINSHTREKIYKCKECGKAFSYKSCLTTHHRIHTGEKPYKCRECGKSFNRCSHLTQHMNTHTREKMYKCKECGKAFFQKTNLTTHYRIHTGEKPYKCKECGKAFHSKSHVIIHERIHTGEKPYKCKECGKTFKQLSNLTQHMNTHTGEKMYKCKECGKAFSYKSSLTKHHRIHTGEKPYKCKECGKSFNNSSNLTQHINTHTGEKKYKCEKCGKAFSHKTSLTTHRRIHTGEKPYKCKECGKVFRHKSYFNIHERIHTGQVPYKCKECGKSFNHLPDLTQHMNSHSREKMYKCKECSKAFFHKTNLTRHHRIHAGEKPXKCKEYEKAFFQRLNLXNHHRIHSGXKPYKCKECFXAFNRHSCLSXHHRIHTGEKPYKYKECGKSFNQQSHLTQHHRIHTGEKPYKCKECAKAFNELPYLTEQINTHTQEKMYKCKEYGKAFSHKTNLTTHHRIRTGEKCLQCKECGKAFQHKSYLNIHERSHTGETPYKCKECSKTLTSSQXLTQHINTHTREKMYKYKECGKAFYYKSSLTTHHRIHTGEKPYKCKECGKSFNQRSYLTQHHIMHIGEKTYKCIEYGKAFKQNS, encoded by the exons CGGTATCTTCACATGGCAGCCTGAGCTTCCAGCCAGAGCCGTGCAAAGAAGCTTCATTTCAAAACGTTTCAGTGGGTCGTTATCAACATAGCGTCCTTGAGAAGTTAAACTTAACAATAAACTGGGATCATGATTGTAACAGATATGTCCAAATTGAGAGTACTGCCCATAACAGTACTCTTACTGCCCAAGATGTTGAGGGAtatgaaacattttgtaaaaccTTCCTTTTGAAGTCCACTCTTCCCTCaatgcagggtgtgtgtgtaagCAGGAGCTCCAATCAACTGTTCAAACGTACATATGCATGGAAAGAGAATGTGGAAAATCTGGAATGTTACCTAGTCCATgctgaaaataatgatttgaacAGTGTTGAAGAGAGGACTGGATTGGCCTTTCAGTCAAATATTTCTAAacttcagagatttaaaaatgaagaaacaactgCTAGGTGGGGTCCATTTGAGAAGTCCTTCACCGAGGACTCTACCCTTCAAAATTATCAGAACATTTTCAATGGAGACAGAGTTGCTCGAGGCAGTGAGTGTGAGAAAACGTTTGATCCAGGCTCACATGTTAATAAAAATCTGAGGACTCATTTTCAAGAGAACCATTTCAAACGTATTAAGTGTGAGGAATTCATTGATAGAAGATCCAACGTTGTACATCACAGTATGCATATAAGGGAGAATCCTAATAAAGGTAACGAATGTGAAAGAGATTTTAACCAGTCCTACAGCATGAGTGATCATCAGAGAATTCATGTGGGAAAGAAACCATATGGATATGATAACCCTAGGAACGTGTCTAGTGAGTCATCCAGAACACGTATACGTAAGACAGTCTGTAGTGCAGAGAAACCTTACCAATGTatagaatgtggcaaggcctttctccacaaaacaggcctcagtagacatcacagaattcatactggagagaaacgtTACAAATGTAAAGAGTGTGGCAAAGCCTTTCAGAACAAATCACACGTTATCAACcatgagagaattcatactggagagacacCTTACCAATGCAAAGAATGCGGCAAGGCCTTTAAACAGCTCTCAAACCTTACTCAGCATATAAATAGTCATACTcgagagaaaatatataaatgtaaggaatgtggcaaGGCATTTTCGTACAAATCATGCCTCACtacacatcacagaattcatactggagagaaaccttacaaatgtagaGAATGTGGCAAGTCCTTTAACAGGTGCTCACACCTTACTCAGCATATGAATACTCATACTcgagagaaaatgtataaatgtaaagaatgtggcaaggcctttttccaaaaaacaaacctCACTACACAttacagaattcatactggagagaaaccttacaaatgtaaagaatgtggcaaagcctttcaTTCCAAATCACACGTTATCATCcatgagagaattcatactggagagaaaccttacaaatgtaaagaatgtggcaaaaccTTCAAACAGCTCTCAAACCTTACTCAGCATATGAAtactcatactggagagaaaatgtataaatgtaaggaatgtggcaaGGCATTTTCCTACAAATCAAGCCTCACTAagcatcacagaattcatactggagagaaaccttacaaatgtaaagaatgtggcaagtcCTTTAACAATTCCTCAAACCTTACTCAGCATATAAAtactcatactggagagaaaaagtataaatgtgaaaaatgtggcaaggccttttcccacaaaacaagcctcactACACATcgcagaattcatactggagagaaaccttacaaatgtaaagaatgtggcaaagtCTTTCGGCACAAATCATACTTTAACATCCATGAGAGAATTCACACTGGACAGGTAccatacaaatgtaaagaatgtggcaaaagcTTTAACCACCTCCCAGACCTTACTCAGCATATGAATAGTCATAGTcgagagaaaatgtataaatgtaaagaatgcaGCAAGGCCTTTttccacaaaacaaacctcactAGACATCACAGAATTCATGCTGGTGAGAAaccttaaaaatgcaaagaatatgAGAAGGCCTTTTTCCAGAGATTAAATT TTAACCATCATAGAATTCATAGTGGatagaaaccttacaaatgtaaagaatgctTCTAGGCCTTTAACAGGCACTCATGCCTTAGttaacatcacagaattcatactggagagaaaccttacaaatatAAAGAATGTGGCAAGTCCTTTAACCAGCAGTCACACCTTActcaacatcacagaattcatactggagaaaaaccttacaaatgtaaagaatgtgccAAGGCCTTTAATGAGCTCCCATACCTTACTGAGCAGATAAATACTCATACTCAggagaaaatgtataaatgtaaagaatatgGCAAGGCCTTttcccacaaaacaaacctcactACACATCACAGAATTCGTACTGGAGAGAAATGTCTccaatgtaaagaatgtggcaaagcctttcaGCACAAATCGTACCTTAACATCCATGAGAGAAGTCATACTGGAGAgacaccttacaaatgtaaagaatgtagCAAAACTTTAACCAGCTCCC AACTTACTCAGCATATAAATACTCATACTcgagagaaaatgtataaatataaagaatgtggcaaagccttttaCTACAAGTCAAGCCTCACtacacatcacagaattcatactggagagaaaccttacaaatgtaaagaatgtggcaagtcCTTTAACCAGCGCTCATACCTTACTCAACATCACATAATGCATATTGGAGAGAAAACTTACAAATGTATAGAATATGGCAAGGCCTTTAAGCAGAATTCATAG